In a genomic window of uncultured Flavobacterium sp.:
- a CDS encoding PepSY-associated TM helix domain-containing protein produces the protein MRKTLNKIHLWLGLVSGLVVFISMLAASIFVWDAELTSWYHKDKVFVPEVKTNVVPLDSLTAVIKQKHPFSDYAIIDKNPEKSYVFTSYKENTKPHWTAFSDYENYSNIYIDQYTGKELGEVDLRYDWIFNLRILHQNLLLTYEIGHYIVGFSTLIIFMLILTGIYLWWPKNKAALKQRVWFRWKNTTKWKRKNYDIHNIGGIYTFIFILIFAITGLVWTFDWWTNGIYKILGNDPEKVWNKAPEISKESSAKTLNPLEYIVKDTKEKIPNWISIGLSLPEKISKEAVPITTFVKHEGNSGWDESDSYTYNSHSAQNYYKVTHNDKTLGAKWRNSNYAIHTGSIYGLPTKILASFIALFCALLPVSGFLIWWGRNKKKK, from the coding sequence ATGAGAAAAACTTTAAATAAAATACATTTATGGCTCGGACTTGTGTCCGGGCTTGTTGTATTTATAAGCATGTTGGCGGCCAGTATTTTTGTCTGGGACGCAGAATTAACTTCTTGGTACCATAAAGACAAAGTTTTTGTGCCTGAAGTCAAGACTAATGTTGTACCACTGGACAGTCTTACTGCTGTTATAAAACAAAAACATCCGTTTTCAGATTATGCTATAATTGACAAGAACCCAGAAAAAAGTTATGTTTTTACCAGTTATAAAGAGAATACAAAACCGCATTGGACCGCATTTTCAGATTATGAAAATTACAGTAATATCTATATCGATCAATATACAGGTAAAGAATTAGGAGAAGTTGATTTAAGATACGATTGGATCTTTAATCTTAGAATATTGCATCAAAATTTGTTGCTGACTTATGAAATTGGTCATTATATCGTTGGGTTTTCGACCTTGATTATTTTTATGCTGATTTTAACCGGAATCTATTTATGGTGGCCCAAAAATAAAGCGGCATTAAAACAAAGGGTTTGGTTTAGATGGAAAAACACCACAAAATGGAAACGCAAAAACTACGATATCCATAATATTGGCGGTATTTATACCTTTATCTTTATCTTGATTTTTGCTATTACAGGCTTGGTCTGGACGTTTGACTGGTGGACGAACGGAATCTACAAAATCTTAGGAAATGATCCTGAAAAGGTTTGGAACAAAGCTCCGGAAATTTCGAAAGAAAGCAGTGCAAAAACCTTAAATCCGTTAGAATATATTGTAAAAGACACAAAAGAAAAAATCCCAAATTGGATTTCTATAGGTCTTTCATTACCTGAAAAAATCTCTAAAGAAGCAGTTCCTATTACCACTTTTGTAAAGCATGAAGGAAATTCCGGTTGGGATGAATCTGACAGTTATACTTATAATAGTCACTCGGCTCAGAATTATTATAAAGTAACACATAACGATAAAACACTTGGAGCAAAATGGCGAAACAGTAATTACGCCATTCATACAGGCAGTATTTATGGTTTACCAACCAAAATATTAGCTTCGTTTATTGCGTTGTTTTGTGCATTGCTTCCTGTAAGCGGTTTTTTGATTTGGTGGGGAAGAAACAAAAAGAAAAAATAG
- a CDS encoding MarR family transcriptional regulator, translated as MEDNHPLQLGNQLCFPLYVISKEVIGLYRPFLDELDITYPQYLAMMVLWEKDGLTVNQIGEKLFLDSGTLTPLLKRLEVKGFIIRKRKKEDERVVEVFLADKGRNLQQKACEIPLKMQEKLNLTTEDLLELKETVQKILNKIQK; from the coding sequence ATGGAAGATAACCATCCGCTGCAATTGGGAAACCAACTTTGTTTTCCGCTTTACGTTATTTCAAAAGAAGTTATCGGTTTGTACCGACCATTTCTTGATGAACTTGATATTACCTACCCGCAATATCTTGCGATGATGGTACTTTGGGAGAAAGATGGATTGACTGTAAATCAGATTGGCGAAAAACTGTTTCTTGACAGCGGTACGTTAACACCGTTATTGAAAAGACTTGAAGTCAAAGGTTTTATCATCAGAAAAAGAAAAAAAGAAGATGAAAGAGTCGTTGAAGTTTTTTTAGCTGATAAGGGAAGAAATTTGCAGCAAAAAGCGTGTGAAATTCCCTTAAAAATGCAGGAAAAACTAAATTTAACAACAGAAGATTTATTAGAACTCAAAGAAACTGTTCAGAAAATTTTAAATAAAATTCAAAAATAA
- a CDS encoding SDR family oxidoreductase, translated as MKILLTGVTGYIGKRLLPLLLDQGHEVICCVRDKKRFYYPEKASVNIQLIEVDFLNQESVEKIPNDIDAAYYLIHSMSAADNYDELERISANNFKEKINKTNARQIIYLSGIVNDKSLSKHLSSRKAVEEILKTGKIPTTTLRAGIIVGSGSASFEIIRDLIHKLPVMITPKWLNTKCQPIAITDVLEFLIKALLNPKTYNESFDIGGPDILTYKEMLLRFADAKNLKRYIYTLPVMTPKLSSYWLYFITSTSFKLASALVSSMKVEVVCRDNRINELLDVKPISYNQALQKALVKIDEDAVASSWKDSQISGQFKGSVSYYLKVPKKDCFIDRRKRKIIDRDSTIAKIWSIGGETGWYYGDWLWSLRGFIDKLFGGVGARRGRTNKHEIHAGDALDFWRVVYANKEQGKLILYAEMKLPGEAWLEFKIFNDTLYQAATFRPKGIFGKLYWYSVLPFHGFIFKGMINKLVLK; from the coding sequence ATGAAAATTCTATTAACAGGCGTAACAGGATATATTGGTAAAAGGCTTTTGCCTTTATTGCTGGATCAGGGACATGAAGTAATTTGTTGTGTGCGGGATAAAAAACGATTTTATTATCCTGAAAAAGCTTCAGTAAACATACAACTTATTGAAGTTGACTTTTTAAATCAGGAAAGTGTAGAAAAAATCCCGAACGATATTGATGCGGCTTATTATCTAATTCATTCCATGTCTGCTGCGGATAATTATGATGAATTGGAAAGAATTTCAGCTAACAATTTCAAGGAAAAAATAAACAAAACAAATGCCAGACAAATTATTTATTTAAGCGGAATTGTCAATGATAAATCCTTATCTAAACATTTATCTTCGAGAAAAGCAGTAGAAGAAATTCTAAAAACCGGAAAAATTCCAACTACCACTTTAAGAGCGGGAATTATTGTAGGATCGGGAAGCGCTTCTTTTGAAATTATTCGGGATTTGATTCATAAACTCCCAGTAATGATTACTCCAAAATGGCTTAACACCAAATGTCAGCCTATTGCTATTACTGATGTTTTGGAATTTTTAATAAAAGCATTGCTAAATCCTAAAACTTATAATGAGAGTTTTGATATTGGCGGACCTGATATTCTGACTTACAAAGAAATGTTATTGAGATTTGCTGATGCTAAAAACCTCAAAAGATACATTTATACGCTTCCGGTAATGACGCCAAAATTATCATCGTATTGGTTGTATTTTATTACTTCTACTTCTTTTAAATTGGCTTCGGCATTAGTGAGCAGCATGAAAGTTGAAGTGGTTTGCAGGGATAATAGAATTAATGAATTGCTGGATGTAAAACCAATTAGTTACAATCAGGCGTTGCAAAAGGCACTTGTAAAGATTGATGAAGATGCTGTAGCTTCGAGCTGGAAAGATTCACAAATTAGCGGACAGTTTAAAGGAAGTGTTTCTTATTATCTCAAGGTTCCCAAAAAGGATTGTTTTATTGATAGAAGAAAAAGAAAAATCATTGACCGTGATTCTACGATTGCCAAAATTTGGTCGATAGGCGGAGAAACGGGCTGGTATTATGGAGATTGGCTGTGGAGTTTACGTGGCTTTATTGATAAACTTTTTGGAGGAGTTGGCGCAAGACGAGGCAGAACAAACAAACATGAAATTCATGCTGGCGATGCACTCGATTTTTGGCGTGTGGTTTATGCTAATAAGGAACAGGGAAAATTAATTTTGTATGCCGAGATGAAACTTCCCGGAGAGGCATGGCTCGAATTTAAAATTTTTAATGACACATTATATCAGGCGGCAACTTTTAGACCTAAAGGAATATTTGGTAAACTTTATTGGTATTCTGTGCTTCCTTTTCATGGTTTTATTTTTAAAGGAATGATAAATAAATTAGTTTTAAAATAG
- a CDS encoding NAD(P)H-dependent oxidoreductase: MSLIEDLNWRHAVKAYDSTKKVSGEDLDKILEVARLAPTSSGLQPFRVIVVENQELKEKMVKGALNPEVMRDCSHVLVFAAWESYSNEKIDKVYDHHTDVRELPRGRFNSYTDQIKQIYGAQTPEQHFAHTARQSYIALGLAMAQAAELKIDSTPAEGFSNEVVDEILNLKELGLKSVTLLYLGYRDTENDWLSKMKKVRIPMEEFIIRK; encoded by the coding sequence ATGTCGTTAATAGAAGATTTAAACTGGAGACATGCCGTAAAAGCATATGACTCAACAAAAAAAGTATCAGGAGAAGATTTAGATAAAATTTTAGAAGTTGCCAGATTAGCTCCAACTTCATCTGGTTTACAGCCTTTTCGTGTGATTGTGGTAGAAAATCAGGAATTGAAAGAGAAGATGGTTAAAGGTGCATTAAATCCGGAAGTTATGAGAGATTGTTCTCATGTATTGGTTTTTGCTGCATGGGAGAGTTACTCTAATGAGAAAATCGATAAAGTTTATGATCATCACACTGATGTAAGAGAGTTACCAAGAGGTCGTTTCAATAGTTACACAGATCAGATTAAGCAAATCTACGGAGCCCAAACTCCTGAGCAGCATTTTGCACACACAGCAAGACAATCTTATATCGCATTAGGTTTGGCAATGGCTCAGGCAGCTGAACTTAAGATTGATTCTACTCCGGCTGAAGGATTTAGCAATGAAGTAGTAGATGAGATTTTGAATCTAAAAGAATTAGGTTTAAAAAGTGTTACACTTTTATATTTGGGTTATAGAGACACCGAAAATGACTGGCTTTCTAAAATGAAGAAAGTAAGAATTCCTATGGAGGAATTTATCATCAGAAAATAG
- a CDS encoding SDR family oxidoreductase, giving the protein MEKVLVIGGSKGIGSAIVLQQLENKQVYNISRNAPDISHPNLIHYNADVLIDTLPEIESIDALIYCPGSINLKPILSLSIDDFRNDFEINVIGAVKVIQHYLPALKKGINPSIILFSTVAVKLGMPYHASIAVAKGGVEGLVKSLGAELAPTIRINGIAPTITETSLSASILRNDRMKENMIERHPLKNYLKPQEVAQMADYLISKGAGSISGQIFQMDYGLVSFKM; this is encoded by the coding sequence ATGGAAAAAGTACTGGTTATTGGAGGAAGCAAAGGAATTGGCAGTGCAATAGTATTGCAGCAATTAGAAAATAAACAGGTTTACAACATCAGCAGAAATGCTCCTGATATTTCGCATCCTAATTTAATTCATTATAATGCAGATGTTTTAATTGATACACTTCCTGAAATTGAAAGTATCGATGCTCTTATTTATTGTCCAGGATCTATAAATTTAAAACCTATTTTGAGTTTAAGTATTGATGATTTTCGAAATGATTTTGAAATCAATGTCATTGGCGCTGTAAAAGTGATACAGCATTATTTGCCGGCTTTAAAAAAAGGAATAAATCCGTCGATTATTCTTTTTAGTACAGTTGCCGTAAAACTCGGAATGCCTTATCATGCCAGTATTGCTGTAGCAAAAGGCGGAGTAGAAGGTCTTGTGAAATCGTTAGGCGCAGAACTGGCTCCCACAATTCGTATTAATGGAATTGCACCAACGATTACCGAAACTTCATTGTCAGCTTCTATTTTGCGAAATGATCGTATGAAAGAAAATATGATCGAACGTCATCCGCTTAAGAATTATTTAAAACCTCAGGAAGTGGCGCAAATGGCAGATTATTTGATTTCTAAAGGCGCCGGATCAATCTCCGGACAAATTTTTCAAATGGATTATGGTTTGGTTAGTTTTAAAATGTAA
- a CDS encoding TonB-dependent receptor has protein sequence MKKKIVISSFFCLVSNFIFSQTSGISGTVKTANSSSETVNIKIKENAAATVTDSRGEYILKNLSAGNKIVIISAVGFETQQIAVELKDNEITLVPEVFLVETTNQLQSVEVTGRKKSSYKNDNTFSATKLEMRVIDVPQSISFVTKELIQDQQALRLKDVGKNVAGVNEFSTYDDITIRGFRNNDSNGRLINGLRGVNSFWTSPLLVNIERVEYIKGPASAVFANSSPGGTINMITKKPLDEARQAIQFTTGSFNTFRTSADFTGPVNDDKTLLYRLNLGYENADTYRDQISNKSIVIAPSVSFIPKEGTRFNADLVYTNLDTKLDRGRTIIQGTTDLFATPIGFNIAQPNDYLKSKTLALTLSFSQVINEHLTFNASYLKVRYDEELNEHGFNGYITPTMIAMYFNDRKTIQQGNNLSTYFSSKFKTGELEHQAVAGYDYINGEINKYERDAENESGNVSNFDLLNPTYLIRPIETYKFTASENEISEYYTNGFYVQDLIKYKKIQLLLSLRQEFYTFPENKAAGITDGKKSEKALLPKVGLTYSVADNINVYGTYATGFEAQDASIFGSANSGGPFDPMTSNLYEVGSKGEFFNKRLFVGTAVYQITKNNILVSANDASNPDLLEQRGQERARGFEVEATGRIDNNWSVNLSYAYNNAIITKSTKDDSDNKVGLTKENAPKNISGSWIKYSFTEGKIKGLGLAIGHSQVSKRETFVRTLQLPSYVVFNAATYYKVDRFTIGVNFNNIFDKKYLVGGYNYQRNFTGAPSNFLVNVGYTF, from the coding sequence ATGAAGAAAAAAATTGTAATAAGTAGTTTTTTCTGCTTAGTTAGTAATTTTATATTTTCCCAAACCTCAGGTATTTCAGGTACAGTTAAAACTGCAAACAGCAGTTCTGAAACGGTTAATATAAAAATTAAAGAAAATGCGGCAGCAACTGTAACAGACAGTCGTGGAGAGTATATCTTAAAAAATCTCTCAGCCGGTAATAAAATAGTAATAATATCAGCTGTTGGTTTTGAAACACAGCAAATCGCCGTAGAACTTAAGGACAATGAAATTACGCTGGTTCCTGAAGTTTTTTTAGTAGAAACAACAAACCAGCTTCAATCTGTAGAAGTTACCGGAAGAAAGAAATCATCGTATAAAAACGACAATACTTTTTCGGCAACTAAGTTAGAGATGAGAGTTATAGATGTGCCGCAAAGTATATCGTTTGTAACCAAAGAGCTGATTCAGGATCAACAGGCATTGCGCTTAAAAGATGTTGGGAAAAATGTCGCAGGTGTAAACGAATTTAGTACTTATGATGATATTACCATTCGAGGTTTTAGAAATAATGATAGTAACGGAAGGTTAATCAACGGTCTTCGAGGCGTAAACAGTTTTTGGACAAGTCCGCTACTTGTAAATATCGAAAGAGTAGAATACATAAAAGGACCGGCATCTGCTGTTTTTGCGAATTCAAGTCCAGGTGGAACGATCAATATGATTACAAAAAAACCGTTGGATGAAGCAAGACAGGCGATTCAGTTTACAACAGGAAGTTTCAATACTTTTAGAACTTCTGCTGATTTTACCGGTCCTGTAAACGATGATAAAACGCTTTTGTACAGATTGAATTTAGGATATGAAAATGCAGATACTTACAGAGATCAAATCAGTAATAAATCGATTGTAATTGCACCTTCTGTTTCCTTTATTCCAAAAGAAGGAACTCGTTTTAATGCCGATTTAGTATATACTAATCTGGACACAAAACTAGACAGAGGAAGAACTATTATTCAGGGAACTACTGATCTTTTTGCTACTCCAATTGGTTTTAATATTGCACAGCCAAATGATTATCTGAAAAGTAAAACATTAGCATTGACTTTGTCTTTCAGTCAGGTTATTAATGAGCATTTGACGTTTAATGCTTCTTATTTAAAAGTAAGATATGATGAAGAATTGAACGAACACGGTTTCAACGGTTACATTACGCCTACAATGATTGCCATGTATTTTAATGATCGTAAAACGATTCAGCAGGGAAATAATCTTTCGACTTACTTTTCTTCAAAATTTAAAACGGGAGAATTGGAGCATCAGGCAGTTGCAGGATACGATTATATTAATGGAGAAATTAATAAGTATGAAAGAGATGCAGAGAACGAATCCGGGAATGTGAGTAATTTTGATTTATTAAATCCTACTTATTTAATACGACCAATTGAAACGTATAAGTTTACTGCATCAGAAAATGAAATAAGTGAATATTATACTAACGGATTCTATGTTCAGGACTTAATCAAATACAAAAAGATTCAGTTATTGTTAAGTTTAAGACAAGAGTTCTATACTTTTCCTGAAAATAAAGCTGCAGGAATTACAGATGGTAAAAAATCAGAAAAAGCATTATTACCAAAAGTTGGACTTACTTATAGTGTTGCTGATAATATCAATGTTTACGGAACTTATGCCACTGGATTTGAAGCTCAGGACGCTTCGATATTTGGCAGCGCAAATTCAGGAGGACCTTTTGATCCTATGACCAGTAATTTATATGAAGTAGGTTCTAAAGGAGAATTCTTTAACAAAAGGCTTTTTGTGGGAACTGCGGTATATCAAATTACAAAAAACAATATATTGGTAAGTGCCAACGATGCTTCAAATCCGGATTTGTTAGAACAAAGAGGGCAGGAGAGAGCAAGAGGTTTTGAAGTTGAAGCCACAGGAAGAATTGATAATAACTGGAGTGTGAATTTAAGTTATGCTTATAACAATGCGATAATTACTAAGTCTACAAAAGATGATTCGGATAATAAAGTAGGACTTACAAAAGAAAATGCGCCAAAAAATATTAGCGGAAGCTGGATAAAATACAGCTTTACCGAAGGAAAAATAAAAGGATTAGGTCTTGCAATTGGTCACAGTCAGGTTTCTAAAAGAGAAACATTTGTACGCACGCTGCAACTGCCTTCTTATGTAGTTTTTAATGCTGCAACTTATTATAAAGTAGATCGTTTTACAATTGGAGTTAATTTCAATAATATTTTTGATAAGAAATATTTAGTTGGCGGTTATAATTATCAGCGAAATTTTACCGGAGCACCAAGTAATTTCCTTGTGAATGTTGGTTATACATTCTAA
- a CDS encoding TIGR03643 family protein, which produces MNVKNSNFSILELDRIIEMAWEDRTTFDAIKFQFNLSEADVKALMKKELKFSSYKLWRKRVENCKTKHSAKRSVEIDRFKCSRQRAISNNKISKRR; this is translated from the coding sequence ATGAATGTAAAAAATAGTAACTTTTCTATACTTGAACTCGATCGTATCATTGAAATGGCTTGGGAAGACAGAACTACATTTGATGCTATAAAATTTCAGTTTAATTTATCAGAAGCCGATGTGAAGGCTTTAATGAAAAAAGAATTGAAATTTAGCAGTTATAAACTATGGCGTAAACGTGTAGAGAATTGCAAAACCAAACATTCGGCAAAACGTTCTGTCGAAATAGATCGCTTTAAATGCAGCCGACAAAGAGCTATTTCAAATAATAAAATTTCAAAGAGAAGATAA
- a CDS encoding serine hydrolase, protein MKSIQSITFILLFITQLGFAQTKKEKLEQLFEFYNQQNLFNGSVFISEKGETLLDKGYGLSNVALKKENNAKSIFQIYSITKTFTATVILKLVEEKKLSLQDKLSKFYPDYPDANAISIESLLTHTSGVYDYTRGNDMKDQTEKSFIEFQKTKPLDFPVGTDWSYSNSGYYFLGYVIQKVTGMSYEKAVEKYIFKPLKMKQSGFAFKNLKSENKTIGYEIFTEKEQKPSIVYDPPMPFAAGGIYSTVEDLNKYYNGLKNYKIISKENLEKAYTSFKKNYGYGWITMKMFGKMTVGHSGYGAGFCSNFVQIPQDDVCIILLTNTERGLNTATYAIIKTLYNLYDKDYKIPIVANVSSETLKQYVGTYQVEDNFVIYLTVENNKLKLQSGNGPTTILYPVKENLFFAEELMGDVIFERDKTSQIESLSFHVGNQLKKATKIFPSWGIVGTATEKGWDGPDAKLFETETKGIWTIKNVTLKTGELKFRFNDDWTLNFGKDMSDGIMPKGDNIEISTGVYDIILDITDYEKPKYQIFKKS, encoded by the coding sequence AATCTATTTAACGGTTCTGTTTTTATTTCTGAAAAAGGAGAAACTTTACTAGATAAAGGTTATGGATTATCAAATGTAGCTCTAAAAAAGGAAAATAACGCTAAGAGCATTTTTCAAATATATTCCATTACAAAAACTTTTACAGCAACGGTAATTTTAAAATTAGTAGAAGAAAAAAAACTTTCATTGCAGGATAAACTTTCAAAGTTCTATCCAGATTATCCCGATGCAAATGCTATTTCAATTGAAAGTTTGTTAACCCATACCTCTGGAGTTTATGACTATACAAGAGGAAATGATATGAAAGACCAAACGGAAAAATCATTTATTGAATTTCAAAAAACAAAACCTTTGGATTTTCCAGTTGGAACCGATTGGAGTTATTCTAACTCGGGATATTATTTTCTAGGCTATGTAATTCAAAAAGTTACTGGAATGAGTTACGAAAAAGCAGTTGAAAAATACATATTCAAACCATTGAAAATGAAGCAAAGTGGTTTTGCTTTTAAAAATCTAAAAAGTGAAAATAAAACCATTGGCTATGAGATTTTTACTGAAAAAGAACAAAAACCATCGATTGTTTATGATCCACCTATGCCTTTTGCAGCTGGTGGAATATACTCAACTGTTGAAGATTTAAACAAATATTATAATGGACTAAAAAATTACAAAATTATCTCCAAAGAAAATTTAGAAAAAGCATATACATCTTTCAAAAAAAATTATGGTTATGGTTGGATTACAATGAAAATGTTTGGAAAAATGACAGTTGGCCATAGTGGTTATGGAGCTGGTTTTTGCAGCAATTTTGTTCAAATTCCCCAAGATGATGTCTGCATTATACTGCTTACAAATACAGAAAGAGGTTTAAATACTGCCACTTATGCTATTATAAAAACTTTGTATAATTTATATGATAAAGATTATAAAATTCCAATTGTAGCCAACGTAAGCTCAGAAACTTTAAAGCAATATGTGGGAACTTATCAAGTAGAAGACAATTTTGTAATTTACCTTACAGTTGAAAACAATAAATTAAAATTGCAAAGTGGAAACGGGCCTACAACTATTCTATATCCTGTAAAAGAAAATTTATTTTTCGCTGAAGAATTAATGGGTGATGTAATTTTTGAAAGAGACAAGACTTCACAAATAGAGTCATTAAGTTTTCATGTAGGAAATCAACTAAAAAAAGCAACAAAAATATTTCCTTCTTGGGGAATTGTAGGAACTGCCACAGAAAAAGGCTGGGATGGTCCTGATGCAAAACTTTTTGAAACTGAAACAAAAGGAATTTGGACAATTAAAAATGTGACTTTAAAAACAGGAGAGCTTAAATTTCGTTTTAATGACGATTGGACTTTAAACTTTGGAAAAGATATGAGCGACGGAATAATGCCAAAAGGAGATAATATTGAAATTTCAACAGGCGTTTATGATATTATTTTGGACATAACTGATTACGAAAAACCAAAATACCAAATTTTCAAGAAAAGTTAA
- a CDS encoding organic hydroperoxide resistance protein yields MKTLYTTSVTAKGGRNGQVKSENGILNLEVRMPKALGGANDDFTNPEMLFAAGYAACFDSALNLIISKSKIQTGETSVAAKVSIGQNEDGGFGLAAELDVNIPGVSIEEAQELTEKAHQICPYSNATRSNIEVKLSVTNN; encoded by the coding sequence ATGAAAACATTATATACAACAAGTGTTACTGCAAAAGGCGGAAGAAACGGACAGGTAAAAAGCGAAAACGGAATTTTGAACCTTGAAGTAAGAATGCCGAAAGCTTTAGGCGGAGCAAATGATGATTTTACCAATCCGGAAATGCTTTTCGCAGCAGGATATGCAGCGTGCTTTGATAGTGCATTAAATTTGATCATTAGTAAATCTAAAATTCAAACCGGTGAAACTTCGGTAGCTGCAAAAGTAAGCATCGGGCAAAATGAAGATGGTGGTTTTGGTCTTGCAGCAGAACTCGATGTGAATATTCCAGGAGTTTCTATTGAAGAAGCTCAGGAATTAACAGAAAAAGCGCATCAAATTTGTCCTTATTCAAATGCGACAAGATCCAATATTGAAGTTAAGCTTTCGGTGACCAATAACTAA